A DNA window from Thermococcus sp. 4557 contains the following coding sequences:
- a CDS encoding phosphoribosylaminoimidazolesuccinocarboxamide synthase, with the protein MRLIYSGKTKDVYEDGPYLVFYFKDSLLGEDGREDTGGNEVIGERPGKGSAVLKQTEFFFRLLERNGVKTHFVERIDERRARFLKAERIPLETIYRLKAYGSFLRRYSGWVESLQELGIVEFTLKDDSLGDPLITEEAILRLGIASEGELEEMKEVTKRVAEILAGFFSAKGLELIDFKLEFGRLNGELLVIDELSGDTMRVMKGGRLLSQEELLEVVE; encoded by the coding sequence TTGAGGCTCATCTATTCCGGCAAGACGAAGGACGTCTACGAGGACGGCCCGTATCTGGTCTTTTACTTCAAGGACTCCCTGCTGGGCGAAGACGGCAGAGAGGACACGGGTGGCAACGAGGTGATAGGCGAGAGACCTGGCAAGGGGAGTGCAGTTCTCAAGCAGACGGAGTTCTTCTTCCGCCTCCTTGAGAGAAACGGCGTAAAGACCCACTTCGTCGAGCGGATTGACGAGAGGAGGGCGCGCTTTCTGAAGGCAGAGAGGATTCCGCTGGAGACTATATACCGCCTCAAGGCTTACGGAAGCTTCCTCAGGAGATACAGCGGATGGGTGGAGTCCCTCCAAGAGCTGGGAATAGTTGAGTTCACCCTCAAGGACGACTCGCTCGGCGACCCTCTCATAACCGAAGAAGCAATATTACGGCTCGGTATAGCGAGCGAAGGCGAGCTGGAGGAGATGAAGGAGGTAACAAAACGGGTCGCCGAAATCCTGGCGGGGTTCTTCTCCGCAAAGGGGCTTGAGCTGATAGACTTCAAGCTGGAGTTTGGCAGGCTGAATGGGGAGCTCCTGGTGATAGACGAGCTCAGCGGCGACACGATGCGCGTTATGAAAGGTGGAAGGCTTTTGAGCCAGGAAGAGCTCCTGGAGGTGGTAGAATGA
- a CDS encoding formate--phosphoribosylaminoimidazolecarboxamide ligase → MIISTIASHSSLQILLGAKKEGFRTRLYVKPNRKAFYSSIPLVDEIVVTENMREVLGDDGIVVPHGSFVAYLGIEAIEKAETKFFGNRRFLKWETSFELQDRALEKAGIPAVEVIEPEEAKPDELYFVRLEGPRGGSGHFLAYGYELEEKIKGLGEPYRIERFTDGVYLYVHFFYSPILNRLELFGVDERLVIADANKRRPFRTLPYTIAGNKAVALRESLLPELYSYGLAFVEAMEELEPPGIIGPFALHFAYDGEFRCIGFASRIDGGSNAGHWYPALYWERPMFMGERIAREIKLALDEDRLEEVVT, encoded by the coding sequence ATGATAATCTCCACCATAGCTTCCCATTCCTCCCTTCAGATACTCCTGGGGGCAAAGAAAGAGGGCTTCAGAACGAGGCTCTACGTCAAACCGAATAGAAAGGCCTTCTACTCCTCCATCCCGCTCGTCGATGAAATCGTCGTAACGGAAAACATGAGGGAAGTACTCGGTGATGACGGCATCGTCGTACCCCACGGCTCTTTCGTGGCATACCTCGGCATAGAGGCCATCGAGAAAGCAGAGACTAAGTTCTTCGGCAACAGGCGTTTCCTCAAGTGGGAAACCAGCTTTGAGCTCCAGGATAGGGCCCTTGAAAAGGCCGGCATTCCGGCGGTTGAAGTCATCGAGCCCGAAGAGGCCAAGCCAGACGAGCTTTACTTTGTCCGCCTTGAGGGACCGAGGGGCGGAAGTGGGCACTTCTTGGCTTACGGTTATGAACTGGAGGAGAAGATCAAAGGCCTGGGCGAACCCTACAGGATTGAACGCTTCACAGACGGCGTTTACCTCTACGTCCACTTCTTCTATTCGCCGATTTTAAACCGTCTGGAGCTCTTTGGCGTTGATGAGCGCCTGGTCATCGCGGACGCAAACAAGAGGCGGCCCTTCAGGACCCTTCCCTACACCATAGCGGGAAACAAGGCCGTAGCGCTGAGGGAGTCGCTCCTGCCCGAGCTGTACAGCTACGGCTTGGCATTCGTCGAGGCCATGGAGGAGCTTGAACCTCCCGGCATCATAGGTCCCTTCGCCCTCCACTTCGCCTACGATGGTGAATTCCGCTGCATAGGCTTCGCCTCGCGCATAGACGGCGGTAGCAATGCCGGACACTGGTACCCGGCCCTCTACTGGGAGAGGCCGATGTTTATGGGCGAGAGGATAGCGCGCGAGATTAAGCTCGCCCTCGATGAAGACCGGCTTGAGGAGGTGGTAACATGA
- a CDS encoding sodium:solute symporter → MVVAFILGGASWGATYGLGGIWYGFACGLGLLVLGLTLARPMRALALYTVPDVLEMRYRSKTIRLLAALLSLLALVGILGAQVWAASAIFEAIGLPSTAGAVLATLVFIVYTAFSGLWAVALTDFVQVIIGSVGIFVAVVLGLIKVGGINGLRGALEGIQGLPQPASSYFSLTSLGASLLALTLLATVMYTLIGQDFYQRLFAAKDEKTARRGAIYAGALLMALSFLPALAGMLAIAISGNPESIINSPKTAVPALVITVFGSGVGAIFVAAVLAAVMSTADSLLSAATSHVVRDLYASFINPNADEKKLLNLSVITTVAIGLLSLAAALTIQGIVELLIYSYDVYTSGVFIPLVLGIYWRRATKEGALAGMAAGSLTAVLGITGVVSFQYWEYIYVSGALVSAVVMVLVSLATRAEPLEEELEKVFSVRG, encoded by the coding sequence ATGGTGGTGGCTTTCATCCTGGGCGGAGCTAGCTGGGGAGCAACGTATGGGTTAGGTGGAATTTGGTACGGCTTCGCCTGCGGCCTGGGGCTTCTGGTTCTCGGTCTGACCCTTGCGAGGCCCATGCGCGCGCTGGCACTTTACACCGTGCCGGACGTTCTGGAGATGCGCTATAGGAGCAAGACCATCCGTTTACTCGCCGCCCTGCTGTCGCTCCTGGCGCTCGTCGGAATACTGGGAGCGCAGGTCTGGGCAGCCTCTGCGATCTTCGAGGCGATTGGACTGCCCAGCACGGCTGGGGCGGTGCTTGCGACGCTGGTCTTCATAGTCTACACTGCCTTTTCAGGACTGTGGGCGGTGGCGCTTACGGATTTCGTTCAGGTAATCATTGGAAGCGTTGGAATCTTCGTGGCCGTGGTTCTCGGCCTCATAAAGGTGGGGGGAATAAACGGTCTGAGGGGTGCACTGGAGGGCATCCAGGGCCTTCCCCAGCCGGCCTCAAGCTACTTCAGCCTCACCTCGCTGGGAGCATCTCTCCTGGCCCTGACGCTCCTGGCCACGGTGATGTACACCCTCATTGGCCAGGACTTTTATCAGAGGCTGTTCGCAGCGAAGGACGAGAAGACGGCAAGGAGAGGCGCGATATACGCCGGCGCTCTGCTCATGGCACTCTCGTTCCTGCCGGCGCTTGCGGGAATGCTCGCCATAGCCATCTCAGGCAACCCGGAGTCAATAATAAACTCACCGAAGACCGCCGTGCCCGCGCTGGTCATCACGGTCTTCGGGAGTGGTGTGGGAGCAATATTCGTGGCGGCCGTTCTGGCCGCGGTGATGAGCACCGCCGATTCCCTCCTATCCGCGGCAACATCCCACGTGGTGAGGGACCTCTACGCCAGCTTCATCAATCCCAACGCCGATGAAAAGAAGCTGCTGAACCTTTCGGTGATAACCACCGTCGCCATCGGCCTGCTGTCCCTGGCGGCGGCGCTCACCATCCAGGGAATCGTGGAGCTGCTGATATACTCTTACGATGTGTACACCTCGGGCGTCTTCATACCCCTCGTGCTCGGCATTTACTGGAGACGGGCCACGAAGGAGGGCGCTTTGGCGGGTATGGCAGCAGGTTCCCTGACCGCGGTGCTCGGAATAACCGGTGTCGTGTCCTTCCAGTACTGGGAGTACATCTACGTCAGCGGGGCGCTGGTGTCTGCCGTGGTTATGGTGCTCGTGAGCCTCGCCACCAGGGCAGAGCCGCTTGAAGAAGAGTTAGAAAAAGTCTTTTCGGTCAGGGGCTGA
- a CDS encoding prolyl oligopeptidase family serine peptidase, whose product MGDPYIWMENLEDERVLKVVDEENKRFREFIGELSDELFPEVWEYYSMPTLYGAKLTEKGIIALYKERERQLIRWLDGEAIVDSKRLEEELNDEVLLQGFTADGKGRFLAYSFSIGGADEGITRIIDLETGELIDEMKPSVWNVTFLEDGYYFSRFYRHGETPDGVKAPAVRLFRKDANGERMVFGEGLGSGYFIGLRKNTDGKWAMVTVTFGWNRADIYIGPIEEPERWQKVYSAEVPVEPIDIINGRLYVLTREGTGRGKVIAVEGENVTEVIPEDEFPLEWAVIADGKILAGRLVHASYRLEVYSLDGEKLEEITFDRLGSAYPTDADGKKVLIRYESFTVPYRLYEFDGGLNLLDGNEVGGEFTISEDFAASKDGTKVHYFMVKGERDEKKAWVFGYGGFNISLTPRFFPQVIPFIKRGGTFVMANLRGGSEYGEEWHRAGMRENKGNVFDDFIAVLGKLKAEGYRVAAWGRSNGGLLVSATLTQRPDVMDAALIGYPVIDMMRFHKLYIGSVWIPEYGNPDDPKDREFLLKYSPYHNVDPEKSYPPTLIYTGLHDDRVHPAHALKFFMKLREIGAPVYLRVETKSGHMGASPETRARELTDLAAFVIKTLGL is encoded by the coding sequence ATGGGAGACCCGTACATCTGGATGGAAAACCTCGAAGATGAGCGCGTTTTAAAGGTGGTCGATGAGGAGAACAAGCGCTTTAGGGAGTTCATTGGAGAGCTGAGCGACGAACTGTTTCCGGAGGTCTGGGAGTACTACTCGATGCCGACGCTCTACGGTGCGAAGCTCACCGAGAAGGGCATCATAGCACTGTACAAGGAGAGGGAGAGACAGCTCATCAGATGGCTCGATGGGGAGGCCATAGTTGATTCAAAGAGGCTTGAGGAGGAGCTCAACGACGAGGTTCTGCTACAGGGCTTCACAGCCGACGGAAAGGGAAGGTTCCTAGCCTACAGCTTCTCCATCGGAGGCGCCGACGAGGGGATAACGAGAATCATAGACCTTGAAACCGGAGAACTCATCGATGAGATGAAGCCTTCTGTCTGGAACGTTACATTCCTTGAGGACGGATACTACTTCTCCCGCTTCTACCGGCACGGTGAAACACCCGACGGCGTTAAGGCTCCGGCGGTGAGGCTCTTCCGGAAGGATGCGAACGGGGAAAGGATGGTCTTCGGCGAGGGCCTCGGCTCCGGCTACTTCATCGGGCTGAGGAAGAACACCGACGGGAAGTGGGCGATGGTTACGGTGACCTTCGGCTGGAACAGGGCGGATATCTACATCGGCCCCATTGAAGAGCCAGAAAGATGGCAGAAAGTCTACTCCGCCGAAGTGCCGGTCGAGCCCATAGACATCATCAACGGCAGGCTCTACGTTCTCACCAGGGAAGGAACCGGCCGTGGAAAGGTGATTGCAGTAGAGGGCGAGAACGTCACTGAGGTCATTCCAGAGGATGAGTTCCCCCTTGAATGGGCAGTTATCGCTGACGGCAAAATCCTCGCCGGCAGGCTCGTCCACGCGAGCTACCGCCTTGAGGTCTACTCCCTGGACGGTGAAAAGCTTGAGGAGATAACCTTTGACCGTCTGGGAAGCGCCTACCCGACGGACGCCGATGGAAAGAAAGTGCTCATAAGGTACGAGAGCTTCACGGTTCCGTACAGGCTCTACGAGTTCGACGGCGGGCTTAACCTCCTCGACGGAAATGAAGTCGGGGGTGAGTTCACGATAAGTGAAGACTTCGCCGCCTCAAAGGACGGCACGAAGGTTCATTACTTCATGGTCAAAGGCGAGAGGGACGAAAAGAAGGCCTGGGTCTTCGGCTACGGTGGCTTCAACATTTCACTGACGCCCCGCTTCTTCCCGCAGGTGATTCCGTTCATAAAGCGCGGCGGGACCTTCGTGATGGCCAATCTGCGCGGGGGTTCTGAGTACGGCGAGGAGTGGCATCGCGCCGGAATGAGGGAGAACAAGGGGAACGTCTTCGACGACTTCATAGCCGTTCTCGGCAAGCTCAAGGCCGAGGGCTACAGGGTTGCCGCCTGGGGCAGGAGCAACGGCGGGCTTTTGGTTTCTGCCACACTCACCCAGCGGCCGGACGTTATGGACGCGGCGCTGATAGGCTATCCTGTCATAGACATGATGCGCTTCCACAAGCTCTACATCGGCAGCGTTTGGATCCCTGAGTACGGAAACCCCGACGACCCGAAGGACAGGGAGTTTCTGCTGAAGTACAGCCCTTACCACAACGTTGACCCCGAGAAGAGCTATCCCCCGACGCTCATCTACACGGGCCTCCACGACGACCGCGTGCATCCCGCACACGCCCTCAAGTTCTTCATGAAGCTGAGGGAGATAGGTGCGCCCGTTTACCTCCGCGTCGAGACGAAGAGCGGCCACATGGGTGCATCACCCGAAACGAGGGCGAGGGAGCTGACGGATCTGGCGGCTTTTGTGATTAAGACCCTGGGTCTCTAA
- a CDS encoding IMP cyclohydrolase, whose translation MTYTGRTLGVGLMNGRPFAFYLLCSRSFPRRRAIVRENAVYIENLTETDNPYVSYPVMRLLSEYAVVTNGLQTDFIAQALEWESPKKALIHVLDALDYERDSYSTPRIAGIVGRNGRGWLGFAGRDEFWVKELTLREGKAFVTATYNLGFAEIEFPQFTTAQELAYKVMELPFGNKVLAIGILRKENGWGLAVSP comes from the coding sequence ATGACCTACACGGGCAGAACCCTCGGGGTCGGACTGATGAACGGCAGGCCCTTCGCCTTCTACCTCCTCTGCTCCCGCTCCTTCCCAAGGAGGAGGGCAATCGTGAGGGAAAACGCCGTCTACATCGAGAACCTCACGGAGACCGACAACCCCTACGTCAGCTACCCGGTCATGAGGCTCCTCAGCGAATACGCCGTCGTCACGAACGGCCTCCAGACGGACTTCATTGCCCAGGCCCTCGAATGGGAAAGCCCGAAAAAGGCCCTAATCCACGTTCTTGATGCCCTCGACTACGAGAGAGACTCCTACAGCACGCCGAGGATAGCGGGCATCGTGGGGAGAAACGGCAGAGGGTGGCTCGGCTTCGCTGGAAGGGACGAGTTCTGGGTAAAAGAACTAACTCTGAGGGAAGGGAAGGCCTTCGTCACAGCGACGTACAATCTTGGCTTCGCGGAGATAGAGTTCCCACAGTTCACTACCGCCCAGGAGCTTGCGTACAAAGTTATGGAGCTCCCATTTGGAAACAAGGTGCTCGCAATAGGAATACTGAGAAAAGAAAACGGTTGGGGACTGGCCGTCAGCCCCTGA
- the tgtA gene encoding tRNA guanosine(15) transglycosylase TgtA, whose product MVEFKFEVKARDAAGRIGKLTVNGKTIETPAIMPVINPKQLIVTPRELKEMGFGMVITNSYIIYKTPELREKALDVGIHRLLDYDGIIEVDSGSFQLMRYGGVDVTNREIIEFQERIGVDIGTFLDIPTPPDAPREKAEEDLRITLERAKEAEEVKNIAMNAAVQGSTYPDLRTHAARELSKMNFEIHPVGAVVPLMESYRYKDLVDVVIASKLGLRPDRPVHLFGAGHPMIFALAVAMGIDLFDSASYALYAKDDRYLTPEGTKRLEELEYFPCSCPVCSRYTPQELREMPKEERTRLLALHNLWVIREELNRVKQAIKEGTLWELVDERARSHPKMFAAYKRLLEYRDYLERNEPVTKASAFFKVSEEAMSWPIVQRAKERAERVAKKFPERVNHPIFGEIPKYLSLSYPFAQSEGEEDFTITKPAKGEARSYIMAIAEYQFGEGAGEAFRDAFVELSRKTGMPRQIKAKGKHLATFRAEDGLLTLGIEGAKRLHEVLPFPRMRVVVNEDAEPFARKGKNVFAKFVVDADPAIRPYDEVLIVNERDELLATGQTLLSGEELKVFQSGLAVKVRRGVEK is encoded by the coding sequence ATGGTCGAGTTTAAGTTCGAGGTCAAGGCGAGAGACGCCGCTGGAAGGATAGGAAAGCTGACCGTTAACGGAAAAACGATAGAGACACCGGCGATAATGCCGGTCATCAACCCGAAGCAGCTGATAGTGACGCCGAGGGAACTCAAGGAGATGGGCTTTGGAATGGTGATCACCAACTCGTACATCATCTACAAGACGCCCGAGCTCAGGGAGAAGGCCCTCGATGTGGGCATCCACAGGCTCCTCGACTACGACGGCATTATCGAGGTTGACTCCGGCTCCTTCCAGCTCATGCGCTACGGCGGCGTGGACGTTACGAACAGGGAGATAATCGAGTTCCAGGAGAGGATAGGTGTTGACATCGGCACCTTCCTCGACATTCCGACACCGCCCGATGCTCCGAGGGAAAAAGCAGAGGAAGACCTCAGGATAACTCTCGAAAGGGCGAAGGAAGCCGAAGAGGTCAAGAACATCGCGATGAACGCCGCCGTTCAGGGTTCAACGTACCCGGACCTGAGAACTCACGCCGCGAGGGAGCTTAGCAAGATGAACTTCGAGATTCACCCGGTAGGGGCGGTCGTCCCCCTGATGGAGAGCTACCGCTACAAGGACCTTGTTGATGTGGTAATAGCCTCAAAGCTCGGTTTAAGGCCCGACAGACCGGTTCACCTCTTCGGCGCAGGTCACCCGATGATTTTTGCTTTAGCGGTCGCGATGGGAATCGACCTCTTCGATTCGGCAAGCTATGCTCTCTACGCGAAGGACGACCGCTACCTGACGCCCGAGGGCACCAAGAGGCTTGAAGAGCTGGAATACTTCCCCTGCTCCTGCCCGGTGTGCTCCCGCTACACTCCGCAGGAGCTCCGCGAGATGCCTAAGGAAGAGAGGACGAGGCTCCTGGCTCTTCACAACCTCTGGGTAATCCGCGAGGAGCTCAACCGGGTCAAGCAGGCGATAAAGGAGGGAACCCTCTGGGAGCTCGTCGATGAGCGTGCCCGCTCCCACCCCAAGATGTTCGCCGCCTACAAGAGACTGCTGGAGTACAGGGACTACCTTGAGAGGAACGAGCCGGTGACCAAGGCGAGTGCCTTCTTCAAGGTGAGCGAGGAAGCGATGAGCTGGCCGATCGTCCAGCGCGCGAAGGAGAGGGCTGAAAGGGTCGCCAAGAAGTTCCCGGAGAGAGTAAACCACCCAATCTTCGGAGAGATTCCAAAGTACCTCAGCCTCAGCTATCCCTTCGCCCAGAGCGAGGGAGAGGAGGACTTCACCATAACCAAGCCCGCCAAGGGAGAGGCGAGGAGCTACATCATGGCCATAGCGGAGTACCAGTTCGGTGAAGGTGCCGGGGAAGCGTTCAGGGATGCCTTCGTCGAACTTTCAAGAAAGACCGGCATGCCGAGGCAGATAAAGGCCAAAGGTAAACACCTCGCGACCTTCAGGGCCGAGGACGGCCTTCTGACTCTCGGCATTGAAGGTGCAAAGAGGCTCCACGAGGTTCTGCCGTTCCCAAGGATGCGCGTTGTGGTCAATGAGGACGCGGAGCCCTTCGCGAGGAAGGGCAAGAACGTCTTCGCCAAGTTCGTGGTCGATGCCGACCCGGCTATACGGCCTTACGACGAGGTTCTGATCGTGAACGAGAGGGACGAGCTTTTGGCCACCGGACAGACGCTCCTGAGCGGTGAGGAACTGAAGGTCTTCCAGAGCGGACTGGCTGTGAAGGTTCGCAGGGGCGTCGAGAAGTAG
- a CDS encoding Holliday junction resolvase-like protein codes for MRQDAVSKSRAVIMGQVAEHFIPYLPGFRYNPKDAKFLGKPIDFIVFDGMSEGNLRKIVFIEVKTGRYSKLSQTEKQVKKIVEQKEIYWEEVRYIPDDEVNIGNLND; via the coding sequence ATCAGGCAAGATGCCGTAAGTAAGAGTAGGGCTGTGATAATGGGGCAAGTTGCCGAACACTTTATTCCGTACCTTCCAGGTTTCCGATATAATCCCAAAGACGCCAAGTTTCTTGGAAAACCTATAGATTTTATTGTATTCGATGGTATGAGTGAGGGAAATCTCAGGAAAATCGTCTTTATTGAGGTGAAAACAGGAAGATATAGCAAGTTATCACAAACAGAAAAACAGGTTAAAAAAATTGTAGAACAAAAAGAGATCTATTGGGAGGAAGTGCGTTATATACCTGATGATGAGGTGAATATAGGAAACTTAAATGATTAA
- a CDS encoding glycosyltransferase family 2 protein, with protein sequence MNPLLLGLVVIFLWDGYFFFNYIISLFRNYRIREWKPRVSIIIPAYNEGRRVLNAIESALAQDYPDFEVIVVDDGSEDETFGAASSLKNARLKVYRVEHGGKARALNFGLSKASGEVVVTTDADSRLEPDAVKELVRRFYSDEVLGVGGQVRVSGGSFLEMAQDAEHLRIAMFRRAKELDDLSLAPGPIAAFRREALERIGGFVEDIVEDYATTKAVKEFGKVVYAPRARVWTKMPKSLAVLWRQRKRWFLGDLKNLGGGFTKDLTFLLLSDVVALLDVIVPPLLLLTGQFELFALWWFFETFTMLLPTLFEGGRLINALLFPVIVWFWAAFYLTLHVYGYLSVLLGKV encoded by the coding sequence ATGAACCCGCTCCTCCTCGGTCTCGTCGTCATCTTCCTCTGGGATGGCTACTTTTTCTTTAATTACATAATTAGCCTTTTCAGGAATTACAGAATTCGGGAATGGAAGCCCAGGGTCTCCATAATAATCCCCGCATACAACGAGGGGAGGAGGGTTCTTAACGCCATAGAATCCGCCCTTGCCCAGGATTACCCTGACTTCGAGGTCATAGTTGTCGACGACGGGAGCGAGGATGAGACCTTTGGGGCCGCTTCATCCCTCAAAAACGCCAGGTTGAAGGTTTACAGGGTGGAGCACGGTGGAAAGGCGAGGGCTTTGAACTTCGGCCTCTCAAAGGCTTCCGGCGAGGTTGTAGTGACGACCGACGCAGACAGCCGTCTCGAACCCGATGCGGTTAAGGAGCTCGTGAGGCGCTTCTACTCGGATGAAGTCCTCGGCGTTGGCGGCCAGGTTCGCGTCTCCGGAGGCTCTTTCCTTGAGATGGCGCAGGACGCGGAGCATCTTCGGATAGCCATGTTCCGCAGGGCGAAGGAGCTGGACGACCTGAGCCTCGCCCCGGGCCCGATAGCGGCCTTCCGCAGGGAGGCCCTTGAGAGGATCGGCGGCTTCGTCGAGGATATCGTCGAGGACTACGCAACCACAAAGGCCGTTAAGGAGTTTGGAAAAGTTGTCTACGCCCCCCGCGCGAGGGTATGGACGAAGATGCCCAAGAGCCTTGCCGTCCTCTGGCGCCAGAGGAAGCGCTGGTTTTTGGGAGATTTGAAAAACCTCGGGGGAGGCTTCACGAAGGATTTGACCTTTCTGCTCCTCTCCGACGTTGTGGCGCTTTTAGATGTGATTGTTCCCCCGCTTCTCCTGCTCACAGGCCAGTTCGAGCTCTTTGCCCTCTGGTGGTTCTTCGAGACCTTCACGATGCTTTTGCCGACCCTCTTCGAGGGCGGAAGGCTGATAAACGCCCTCCTGTTCCCGGTTATAGTCTGGTTCTGGGCGGCCTTTTACCTCACTCTCCACGTCTACGGCTATCTCTCGGTGCTCCTCGGGAAGGTATGA
- a CDS encoding inorganic phosphate transporter, which yields MITALFMAWAIGANDSAKAVGTAVGSGVLGFKRAVLLIGIFTTLGVLLGGSGVSGTVSGLAKGMSADEVGLVLFSAASAVTVASLWGRPISTTQSIIGGLVGASLALGLPVDWGTVGRIASAWVLSPIVAALFAVAVYRLYKPLLRRIKCLRNLELTQKWLVFTAAAFSAFNLGANELSNVAGLMEGLGIDGPFKLLLALTLTLGALTFSYDVMMTVGRDISPLGPTSAFSSQFGASLAVSSANLIGLPVSSGQAIVGAISGLGLYKGEHVNLKLLVGIVKGWVIAPVFAGAISYVLITFLA from the coding sequence ATGATAACGGCGCTCTTCATGGCGTGGGCGATAGGTGCAAACGACAGCGCAAAGGCCGTTGGAACGGCCGTTGGTTCAGGCGTACTGGGCTTCAAGAGGGCGGTGCTGCTCATAGGGATATTCACCACTCTGGGCGTTCTTCTTGGAGGTTCTGGCGTTTCCGGAACGGTCTCCGGGCTAGCCAAGGGCATGTCCGCGGACGAGGTCGGGCTCGTCCTCTTCAGCGCCGCCTCTGCCGTAACCGTAGCGAGCCTCTGGGGAAGGCCAATCTCAACGACCCAGTCAATAATAGGCGGTCTCGTCGGGGCTTCCCTCGCACTCGGACTGCCGGTTGACTGGGGAACGGTCGGCAGAATAGCATCGGCGTGGGTTCTCTCACCGATCGTCGCCGCTCTCTTCGCGGTGGCTGTCTACAGGCTCTATAAGCCCCTGCTGAGAAGGATAAAGTGTCTGCGGAACCTCGAGCTGACCCAAAAGTGGCTCGTCTTCACCGCGGCGGCATTTTCGGCCTTCAACCTCGGCGCCAACGAGCTCTCCAACGTCGCCGGGCTGATGGAAGGCCTCGGAATAGACGGTCCGTTTAAGCTCCTCCTGGCGCTCACCCTAACCCTGGGAGCGCTGACCTTCAGTTACGACGTGATGATGACGGTCGGGAGGGACATCTCGCCTCTCGGGCCAACCTCGGCCTTTTCGAGCCAGTTCGGGGCATCTCTGGCCGTCAGCTCGGCCAACCTGATAGGTCTGCCCGTCAGCTCGGGTCAGGCCATAGTTGGGGCCATAAGCGGCCTGGGCCTTTACAAGGGCGAGCACGTGAACCTCAAACTCCTCGTGGGAATCGTGAAGGGCTGGGTAATAGCGCCGGTTTTCGCGGGTGCGATATCCTACGTTCTCATAACGTTTCTGGCTTAG
- a CDS encoding ATPase domain-containing protein, whose amino-acid sequence MGPCLEKFLYLGRITTFGVNHGHIKNLNGNPWTGLHASGGLIPGRVYLVKGAPGTGKTTLAMHFAMAGVANGENVLYVTLEEPAENLKVDMTRMGFNLRDPRFTLIDATPTAERYVLISDFFEEFAANIEKMADAIKRQFQERRYTRIVIDPITMLKMTATKEVDYRKAFLSFVKSMIRLKTTVLLTSELERTDIEEYLVNGVIELKVFEVGGRLSRGIRITKLRGSGFDDAIRQYEITDHGMVVYHDRMVSLP is encoded by the coding sequence ATGGGACCATGCCTCGAAAAGTTCTTATATCTGGGGAGGATAACAACGTTTGGGGTAAACCATGGACATATCAAAAATCTCAACGGGAATCCCTGGACTGGACTCCATGCTTCAGGGGGGCTTATACCCGGCAGGGTCTATCTTGTCAAAGGGGCCCCCGGAACCGGTAAAACCACCCTAGCCATGCACTTTGCAATGGCGGGCGTTGCCAATGGTGAAAACGTCCTCTACGTTACCCTGGAGGAGCCCGCCGAGAACCTGAAGGTGGATATGACCCGTATGGGCTTCAACCTCCGCGATCCGCGGTTTACCCTCATCGATGCAACTCCCACGGCAGAGCGCTACGTGCTGATAAGCGACTTCTTTGAGGAGTTCGCGGCGAACATCGAGAAAATGGCGGACGCCATCAAACGCCAGTTCCAGGAGAGACGTTATACCAGAATAGTCATAGACCCCATCACAATGCTCAAGATGACCGCAACGAAAGAGGTGGACTACCGCAAGGCGTTCCTGAGCTTCGTTAAAAGCATGATACGGTTAAAAACCACAGTTCTGCTCACTTCCGAACTGGAAAGGACGGATATAGAGGAGTACCTTGTGAACGGGGTTATCGAGCTTAAAGTGTTTGAAGTGGGCGGCAGGCTCTCGAGGGGAATACGGATAACCAAGCTCAGAGGTAGTGGTTTCGACGACGCAATCCGGCAGTACGAGATAACCGACCACGGTATGGTCGTGTATCACGACCGTATGGTATCCCTGCCGTGA